The following proteins are encoded in a genomic region of Streptomyces lunaelactis:
- a CDS encoding amino acid permease yields MSRTSAPAPVDQQVGASLSHGLKQRHLSMIALGGVIGAGLFVGSGAGIAAAGPSIVVAYAISGLLVMLVMRMLGEMSAANPASGSFSVHAERAIGPWAGFTAGWAFWFLLCVAVGLEGIGAAKIMTGWLPGTPEWAWVALFMLVFCGTNLAAVKNFGEFEFWFAALKVGAIALFLGIGVLAILGILPGTDAPGTANLTGEGGFMPNGSEGLVVGLLASVFAYGGLETVTIAAAESEHPVQGVAKAVRTAMWRIALFYIGSMAVIVTLVPWGDPKVVEKGPYVATLDHLGIPGAGQIMNMVVLVALLSAMNANVYGASRMACSLVARGQGPKALGKVFGGVPRTAVLVSSVFGFLCVLLSYWRPNDVFMWLLNMIGAVILVVWFFIAVSQLLLRRQLERESPEKLVVKMWLYPGLTWAALVGMAAVFVLMAREPDTRTQLYYTGGLTLALALAGYVRQVAASRKG; encoded by the coding sequence ATGTCTCGGACTTCCGCGCCCGCGCCCGTCGACCAGCAGGTCGGCGCTTCGCTCTCGCACGGACTCAAGCAACGCCATCTGTCGATGATCGCCCTGGGCGGTGTGATCGGCGCCGGCCTCTTCGTCGGCTCCGGCGCCGGCATCGCCGCGGCCGGTCCTTCCATCGTCGTCGCGTACGCGATATCGGGCCTGCTCGTCATGCTCGTGATGCGCATGCTCGGCGAGATGTCGGCCGCGAACCCGGCGTCCGGCTCCTTCTCGGTGCACGCCGAGCGGGCGATCGGACCGTGGGCGGGCTTCACCGCGGGCTGGGCGTTCTGGTTCCTGCTCTGTGTGGCCGTCGGCCTCGAAGGCATCGGCGCCGCCAAGATCATGACGGGCTGGCTGCCGGGCACACCCGAGTGGGCCTGGGTCGCCCTCTTCATGCTGGTGTTCTGCGGCACGAACCTGGCGGCCGTGAAGAACTTCGGCGAGTTCGAGTTCTGGTTCGCGGCGCTGAAGGTCGGCGCGATCGCGCTCTTCCTCGGCATCGGCGTGCTGGCGATCCTCGGCATCCTCCCGGGCACCGACGCGCCCGGCACCGCCAACCTCACCGGCGAGGGCGGCTTCATGCCGAACGGCTCGGAGGGACTCGTCGTCGGTCTGCTCGCCTCGGTCTTCGCGTACGGCGGTCTGGAGACGGTCACCATCGCGGCGGCGGAGTCCGAACACCCGGTCCAGGGCGTCGCGAAGGCCGTGCGTACGGCGATGTGGCGCATCGCGCTCTTCTACATCGGCTCGATGGCGGTCATCGTCACCCTCGTGCCGTGGGGCGACCCGAAGGTCGTCGAGAAGGGCCCGTACGTCGCGACCCTCGACCACCTGGGCATCCCCGGCGCGGGCCAGATCATGAACATGGTCGTGCTGGTGGCGCTGCTCTCCGCGATGAACGCGAACGTCTACGGCGCGTCGCGCATGGCCTGCTCGCTGGTCGCCCGCGGCCAGGGCCCGAAGGCGCTGGGCAAGGTCTTCGGCGGCGTGCCGCGCACGGCGGTACTGGTCTCCTCCGTCTTCGGCTTCCTGTGTGTGCTGCTCAGCTACTGGCGCCCGAACGACGTCTTCATGTGGCTGCTCAACATGATCGGCGCCGTGATCCTGGTCGTCTGGTTCTTCATCGCCGTCTCGCAGTTGCTGCTGCGCCGGCAACTGGAGCGGGAGTCCCCGGAGAAGCTGGTCGTGAAGATGTGGCTGTACCCCGGGCTGACGTGGGCCGCGCTGGTGGGGATGGCGGCGGTGTTCGTCCTGATGGCGCGCGAGCCGGACACGCGGACGCAGCTGTACTACACAGGCGGGTTGACACTGGCGCTGGCGCTGGCGGGGTACGTGCGGCAGGTCGCGGCGTCGCGCAAGGGGTGA
- a CDS encoding mycothiol-dependent nitroreductase Rv2466c family protein: MSQNGKRGKTPVDFWFDPLCPWAWMTSRWMLEVEKVRDVEVRWHVMSLAVLNEDKLDELPEQYREGLKQAWGPVRVVIAAQQKHGDEILGDLYTALGTRFHNRGEGNTREGIVAALEEVGLPAELIEYADSDTYDTELRASHKEGIDKVGQEVGTPVIAVPGADGEQIAFFGPVVTPAPKGEEAAKLWDGTLMVASIPGFYEIKRTRTQGPIFD, from the coding sequence ATGTCCCAGAACGGCAAGCGCGGCAAGACCCCCGTGGACTTCTGGTTCGACCCCCTGTGCCCCTGGGCCTGGATGACCAGCCGCTGGATGCTCGAGGTGGAGAAGGTCCGCGACGTCGAGGTCCGCTGGCATGTGATGAGCCTCGCCGTGCTGAACGAGGACAAGCTCGACGAGCTCCCGGAGCAGTACCGCGAGGGCCTGAAGCAGGCGTGGGGCCCGGTCCGGGTGGTCATAGCCGCGCAGCAGAAGCACGGCGACGAGATACTCGGCGACCTCTATACGGCGCTCGGCACCCGCTTCCACAACCGCGGCGAGGGCAACACCCGCGAGGGCATCGTGGCCGCGCTGGAGGAGGTCGGCCTGCCGGCGGAGCTGATCGAGTACGCCGACTCCGACACGTACGACACCGAGCTGCGCGCCTCCCACAAGGAGGGCATCGACAAGGTCGGCCAGGAGGTCGGCACCCCTGTCATCGCGGTCCCGGGCGCGGACGGCGAGCAGATCGCCTTCTTCGGCCCGGTCGTCACCCCGGCGCCGAAGGGCGAGGAGGCGGCGAAGCTGTGGGACGGCACGCTGATGGTCGCGTCCATCCCGGGCTTCTACGAGATCAAGCGCACGCGGACCCAGGGCCCGATCTTCGACTGA
- a CDS encoding superoxide dismutase, whose product MAIYTLPELPYDYAALEPVINPQIIELHHDKHHAAYVKGANDTLEQLEEARDKEAWGTINGLEKNLAFHLSGHILHSIYWHNMTGDGGGEPLETDGVGELADAIAESFGSFAGFRAQLTKASATTQGSGWGVLAHEPVSGRLIVEQIYDHQGNVGQGSVPILVFDAWEHAFYLQYKNQKVDFIEAMWKVVNWQDVAKRYTSAKQRANNLLLAP is encoded by the coding sequence ATGGCCATTTACACGCTTCCTGAACTTCCTTATGACTACGCGGCGCTCGAACCGGTCATCAACCCGCAGATCATCGAGCTCCACCACGACAAGCACCACGCCGCCTACGTCAAGGGCGCCAACGACACCCTCGAGCAGCTCGAGGAGGCGCGCGACAAGGAGGCCTGGGGGACGATCAACGGCCTGGAGAAGAACCTCGCGTTCCATCTCTCCGGCCACATCCTGCACTCGATCTACTGGCACAACATGACCGGCGACGGCGGCGGCGAGCCGCTGGAGACGGACGGCGTCGGCGAACTCGCGGACGCGATCGCCGAGTCCTTCGGTTCCTTCGCCGGCTTCAGGGCCCAGCTGACCAAGGCCTCCGCGACCACCCAGGGCTCGGGCTGGGGCGTCCTCGCCCATGAGCCGGTCAGCGGCCGTCTGATCGTCGAGCAGATCTACGACCACCAGGGCAACGTCGGCCAGGGCTCGGTCCCGATCCTGGTCTTCGACGCCTGGGAGCACGCCTTCTACCTTCAGTACAAGAACCAGAAGGTGGACTTCATCGAGGCGATGTGGAAGGTCGTCAACTGGCAGGACGTGGCGAAGCGTTACACCTCCGCGAAGCAGCGCGCGAACAACCTGCTGCTGGCTCCGTAG
- a CDS encoding glycerophosphodiester phosphodiesterase family protein translates to MPALTQRRSFLLAAGAVTAAAALPATLPATQAAADNRRFTNGPLVIGHRGAAGWRPEHTAAAYTFGAHSGADWIEPDLVPTKDHVLVVRHENEISQTTDIAAHPEFADRRTAKTVDGRAVTGWFTEDFTLAELKTLRAVERLPLVRNRNTVFGGREQIMTFQEVVDLARTLSRQHGRRIAVFPETKHPTYFRSIGLPLEPELIRVIRRNRLDARECVVQSFEPSSLLRIAEARLRLPLWQALGTTGGPYGHPKTYAQMMTPAGLREIAEYADWIGPDKSSVVAPSSLLADAHAAGLKVGAYTFRAENQFLPAALRRGTNPSDFGDAFAEYALHYGLGVDAVVTDFPDLAVIARNGLTA, encoded by the coding sequence ATGCCCGCACTCACCCAGCGTCGCTCGTTCCTGCTCGCCGCCGGCGCCGTGACCGCCGCCGCCGCGCTGCCCGCCACGCTGCCCGCCACGCAAGCCGCCGCGGACAACAGGCGGTTCACGAACGGCCCCCTCGTCATCGGACACCGCGGCGCCGCCGGCTGGCGCCCCGAGCACACCGCCGCCGCCTACACCTTCGGCGCCCACTCAGGGGCCGACTGGATCGAGCCGGATCTCGTCCCTACCAAGGACCACGTCCTCGTCGTCCGCCACGAGAACGAGATCTCACAGACCACGGACATCGCGGCGCATCCCGAGTTCGCGGACCGGCGTACGGCCAAGACGGTCGACGGCCGGGCCGTGACCGGCTGGTTCACGGAGGACTTCACGCTCGCCGAGCTGAAGACCCTGCGGGCGGTCGAGCGGCTGCCGCTCGTCCGCAACCGCAACACCGTCTTCGGCGGCCGCGAGCAGATCATGACCTTCCAGGAGGTCGTCGACCTCGCCCGCACCCTGTCCCGGCAGCACGGCCGCCGGATCGCGGTCTTCCCGGAGACCAAACACCCGACATACTTCCGCTCCATCGGCCTGCCGCTGGAGCCGGAGCTCATACGCGTCATCCGGCGCAACCGGCTCGACGCGCGCGAGTGCGTCGTGCAGTCCTTCGAGCCGTCCAGCCTGCTGCGCATCGCCGAAGCTCGCCTGCGCCTTCCGCTGTGGCAGGCGCTCGGCACCACCGGCGGGCCGTACGGCCACCCGAAGACGTACGCGCAGATGATGACCCCGGCCGGGCTGCGCGAGATCGCGGAGTACGCGGACTGGATCGGCCCGGACAAGTCCTCGGTGGTCGCGCCGTCATCACTGCTGGCGGACGCGCACGCGGCGGGCCTGAAGGTCGGCGCGTACACCTTCCGCGCGGAGAACCAGTTCCTTCCGGCAGCCCTGCGCCGAGGCACCAACCCCAGCGATTTCGGTGACGCGTTCGCCGAGTACGCCCTGCACTACGGGCTCGGCGTGGACGCCGTCGTCACCGACTTCCCGGACCTCGCGGTGATCGCCAGGAACGGCCTCACGGCCTAG
- a CDS encoding biotin transporter BioY produces MSTASVTARPGAVLADLLPASRTKDIALVLGGAVLTGIAAQIAVPVPGSPVPVSGQTFAALLVGTALGARRGFLSLALYAVVGMAGMPWFAEGASGYAMPSFGYILGMLLAATVVGALARRGADRSVLRTAGAMVAGSVIIYAVGVPYLSLATGMSFSAAIAAGLVPFLIGDALKAALAMGALPTTWKLIGRQG; encoded by the coding sequence ATGAGCACTGCTTCCGTCACCGCACGCCCGGGAGCGGTCCTCGCCGACCTGTTGCCCGCCTCCCGTACGAAGGACATCGCGCTCGTACTCGGCGGCGCCGTGCTCACCGGCATAGCGGCCCAGATCGCCGTCCCGGTCCCCGGCTCCCCGGTCCCGGTCTCCGGCCAGACCTTCGCCGCGCTCCTCGTCGGCACCGCGCTCGGCGCCCGCCGCGGCTTCCTCTCCCTCGCGCTCTACGCGGTGGTGGGCATGGCGGGCATGCCGTGGTTCGCGGAGGGCGCTTCCGGCTACGCGATGCCGTCCTTCGGCTACATCCTCGGCATGCTGCTCGCGGCCACGGTCGTCGGCGCCCTCGCCCGCCGCGGCGCGGACCGCTCGGTCCTGCGCACCGCGGGCGCGATGGTGGCCGGCTCCGTGATCATCTACGCGGTCGGTGTCCCGTACCTCTCCCTGGCCACCGGGATGTCGTTCAGCGCCGCGATCGCCGCGGGCCTGGTGCCCTTCCTCATCGGTGACGCGCTGAAGGCGGCCCTGGCGATGGGCGCGCTGCCCACCACCTGGAAGCTCATCGGCCGCCAGGGCTGA
- a CDS encoding serine/threonine-protein kinase: protein MPGIPGLLVAGRYRLDESIGQGGMGRVWRAADEMLDRPVAVKEMRMDDADAEDTRIRRERTLREARATARIDHPNVVRVYDVVEESDRLWIVMELVASRSLEQLLVEDGPLPPGEAARIGMGLVAALREVHAVGVLHRDIKPGNVLLGAGGRVVLTDFGIAAIQDAAQLTVAGMLIGSPDYMAPERVGGHPGPPSDLWSLGATLCAAVAGRSPFTRPTTLATLHAVLYEEPELPPEAGPLSELLTSLLLKNPAERPGLEEVYEALERVAAPRMPEPARYVPTLPIPTPEAPAARPDPEPPAPAPQSPENQARPAIEDTAEGRGPGACPGFGKGGQGARTNRPRTRTGPRTRTLIAATTLAALTLGTAAVILLTAQDPDGTGVSSSNTPTVAGTSHAPPPTTPRASPGTRNETGFAWAPPKAWTRSAKSPSNVHYHSPDGQQEIAASYALVRGGDLLTQWQQFERDSADAPGYRKIRLERTTFRGRPAIIWEYVFTQGGTPWRARQVGFNTGGKSYQLNVWYAAASQSAALTTYDRVTESFTPL from the coding sequence ATGCCGGGTATTCCGGGGCTATTGGTGGCGGGGCGATACCGGCTGGACGAAAGCATTGGGCAGGGGGGAATGGGGCGGGTGTGGCGGGCGGCGGACGAAATGCTGGATCGTCCTGTCGCGGTCAAAGAGATGCGGATGGACGACGCGGACGCGGAGGACACCCGCATCCGCCGCGAACGCACCCTGCGCGAGGCGCGCGCCACGGCCCGGATCGACCACCCCAATGTGGTGCGGGTCTACGACGTGGTCGAGGAGAGCGACCGGCTGTGGATCGTGATGGAGCTGGTGGCGTCCCGCTCGCTGGAGCAACTCCTCGTAGAGGACGGCCCGTTGCCGCCGGGGGAGGCGGCGCGGATCGGCATGGGCCTGGTCGCGGCCCTGCGCGAGGTGCATGCCGTCGGGGTCCTGCACCGCGACATCAAGCCGGGCAATGTGCTGCTGGGAGCGGGCGGGAGGGTCGTCCTGACGGACTTCGGCATCGCGGCGATCCAGGACGCGGCGCAGCTGACGGTCGCGGGGATGCTGATCGGCTCGCCCGACTACATGGCCCCCGAACGGGTGGGCGGCCACCCGGGCCCGCCGTCGGACCTGTGGTCGCTGGGCGCGACGCTGTGCGCGGCGGTGGCGGGCAGGTCGCCGTTCACCCGCCCGACGACGCTGGCGACGCTGCACGCGGTGCTCTACGAGGAGCCGGAACTCCCGCCGGAGGCGGGCCCGTTGTCGGAGCTCCTGACCTCCTTGCTGCTCAAGAACCCGGCGGAGCGGCCGGGTCTTGAGGAGGTGTACGAGGCCCTGGAGCGGGTGGCGGCGCCGCGGATGCCGGAGCCCGCGCGCTACGTCCCCACGCTCCCGATCCCCACGCCCGAGGCCCCTGCTGCCCGCCCGGACCCGGAGCCCCCGGCCCCGGCGCCTCAATCGCCGGAAAATCAAGCCCGTCCGGCGATTGAGGACACGGCCGAAGGCCGTGGGCCCGGGGCCTGCCCCGGTTTCGGGAAGGGCGGGCAGGGAGCAAGAACGAACCGGCCCCGCACCCGCACCGGCCCCCGCACCCGGACCCTCATCGCCGCCACAACCCTCGCCGCCCTCACCCTCGGCACCGCCGCCGTCATCCTCCTCACCGCCCAGGACCCCGACGGCACAGGCGTCAGCAGCAGCAACACCCCCACCGTCGCCGGCACTTCTCACGCGCCACCACCCACGACCCCCCGAGCGAGCCCCGGCACCCGCAACGAGACGGGTTTCGCCTGGGCACCCCCCAAAGCCTGGACCCGCAGCGCCAAGAGCCCGTCCAACGTGCACTACCACTCGCCCGACGGACAGCAAGAAATCGCCGCCTCGTACGCACTCGTACGAGGCGGCGATCTCCTCACCCAATGGCAGCAGTTCGAGCGCGACAGCGCCGACGCCCCCGGCTACCGCAAGATCCGCCTGGAGCGCACCACCTTCCGCGGCCGCCCGGCGATCATCTGGGAGTACGTCTTCACCCAGGGCGGCACCCCCTGGCGCGCCCGCCAGGTCGGCTTCAACACCGGCGGCAAGTCGTACCAGCTCAACGTCTGGTACGCCGCCGCCTCACAGAGCGCCGCCCTGACCACCTACGACCGGGTGACCGAGTCCTTCACGCCACTCTGA